From a region of the Pochonia chlamydosporia 170 chromosome Unknown PCv3seq00015, whole genome shotgun sequence genome:
- a CDS encoding carboxylesterase family protein (similar to Colletotrichum gloeosporioides Nara gc5 XP_007286002.1), whose product MPVFLVIMKIFIYLCLSGLVVGGPIRHGDDVPVVTVTNGSYAGIFSPRYHQDFFLGVPFPAQRFRVAERLSLRWNETRPAATYPPHCYGYGPDNLGYEMSEDCLYLNIVRPSKISSDAQLPVAIWIHGGGLVGCVTALGLSALANWTSTWVAHAQMGKPIIGVSLNYRLVAFGFLGGQEAQAAGVTNIGFRDQRLAIEWIHENIRAFGGSPENITIWGESSGAESVTAQVLHNGLFRGAIGQSGFGGIIPRLPGGYNATALQQEHFDNLVRNVSTCASTVGTPHALECLRNADFRDINATLSQMPALSWPPVLDGEFLADYSANQVSTEDLPEFPF is encoded by the exons ATGCCTGTATTTCTTGTTATTATGAAAATTTTTATTTATCTCTGTTTATCTGGGCTAGTTGTTGGTGGCCCTATCCGGCACGGTGACGACGTGCCTGTCGTTACTGTAACAAATGGCTCGTATGCTGGCATTTTTAGCCCGAGATATCACCAAGATTTCTTTTTGGGGGTTCCCTTT CCAGCCCAACGGTTTAGAGTAGCTGAGCGCCTAAGCCTCCGCTGGAATGAGACACGTCCAGCTGCAACCTACCCACCTCATTGCTATGGCTACGGGCCAGATAACCTAGGTTATGAGATGTCAGAAGACTGCCTATATCTCAATATTGTTCGCCCTAGCAAAATATCAAGCGACGCTCAGCTGCCCGTCGCAATCTGGATTCATGGCGGAGGTCTAGTAGGTTGCGTCACTGCATTGGGTCTATCTGCTTTAGCTAACTGGACAAGTACATGGGTGGCTCA TGCACAGATGGGAAAGCCCATCATTGGCGTTAGCCTCAACTACCGACTCGTGGCATTTGGATTTCTAGGGGGGCAGGAGGCGCAAGCTGCTGGGGTAACCAACATTGGATTTCGCGACCAGAGGCTTGCGATTGAATGGATCCATGAGAATATTAGGGCGTTCGGTGGTTCGCCTGAGAACATTACCATATGGGGCGAGAGCTCAGGGGCTGAGAGCGTCACGGCCCAGGTTTTG CATAATGGTCTCTTTAGAGGTGCCATTGGCCAATCCGGATTCGGTGGAATTATCCCGCGACTTCCTGGAGGATACAACGCCACGGCCCTGCAACAGGAACATTTTGACAACTTAGTCCGCAATGTCTCGACTTGTGCTTCCACTGTTGGCACCCCACACGCTTTGGAGTGCCTGCGTAACGCTGACTTCAGAGATATCAATGCAACTTTGTCGCAGATGCCGGCATTGAGCTGGCCACCTGTCTTGGATGGTGAATTTCTTGCAGACTACAGTGCCAATCAGGTGTCGACGGAAGATTTGCCCGAGTTCCCATTCTAA
- a CDS encoding endonuclease/reverse transcriptase (similar to Talaromyces stipitatus ATCC 10500 XP_002488406.1), producing the protein MTIVNFYRQPSHDTALNILLGWSPPERCVVAGDFNAKHYSWQTGRLEDRGEDIAAWAAQNGLSLLNTADVPTNPHGNTIDLAFSNIALAAAVVEDHLATSSDHFTLCLTLPDFALVSYQVPGKVRVTTEDELQRFKELVLAGIRRIPQGNATVTELDNLATALVDLLQSAATAAGRPVRKGNRSAPWWTEECAGAAAEYRAIRRIFPLGFNRDVQLARKELQHVVRRAKRQYWRNLIDGFSDSASVFKAVRWLKAPGAFQPPPLQVGDVVYETQIDKANALRRCTLERRTAADDIPDPWIPVSPSRAIPFGQEITLQEVEDATIKTGNTSPGADNITVKLLQAVWDIIGDHVRRLYEGCLAAGHHPKAFREAEVVMIPKLGRRNLSKPRAWRPISLLSCLGKGLERLIARRLAWASINYGVLHPQQAGALPKRSAVDLVAAVVHDIEEALARGQVATLVTADIQGAFDSALCNRLVLRLRQQGWPDNLARWAGSFMSGRSARVRYQDITTPTTPLQCGFPQGSPVSPILFLLYTEPVYRLGEPERRFGYADDTAILCTGNTVGETARKASAYIQELVDWGAANGVSFDPDKTEVMHFSLKTGEALPPIWHGDAVKHPEKAMRWLGIWLDSKLTFKTHVEKWTAMAQAVACHLRSLGNTRRGPLPSAVQRAVRACVEPVLLYGTEAWYPGTRSPRWRRPSKEGPSRIQQLVKKMSKAIKQAIRSILPTWKTTPITILHRESGIPPILQLLEAKRLRFSARMKSLDKEHPLATRTAEVTPPPIVKSIKLKYQHQPKAFPTRLRRTDRLLANCLRPVLFPRRYNFETQQPLQTASKADSAEDFDEWLQSISPSTLVVYSDGSLTEKGAAGYGYTVHQRDHSICQGAGRLGPAEVFDAEAKGALEGLKAALRLPQSASQKIFVCLDNIAAARCLRGHPSDSSQRIFLTFQALAKTHRQTEVRWIPGHSKIPGNEQADALAKAGCSRPGPVDAVPTLAFLRRTAKQRSKDVVQVWWDVSAPDKYKSLNLQFPRGCPQELSLPRTTLHHLLAARTHHGDFADYHERFNHDDAQLTCSCGRRKAPTHLFYCRKIQPRHRMXDFADYHERFNHNDAQLTCSCGRRKAPTHLFYCRKIQPRHRMRLAPSPIAAINRAIGRDFDKFVKLAKASFFLEKICPRH; encoded by the exons ATGACCATCGTGAACTTCTACCGCCAACCCTCTCACGATACCGCACTAAACATTCTGCTGGGGTGGTCGCCACCGGAGAGGTGCGTGGTGGCGGGCGACTTCAATGCCAAGCACTACTCCTGGCAGACGGGAAGATTAGAGGACCGTGGGGAAGACATTGCCGCCTGGGCGGCCCAAAACGGTCTCAGTCTCTTGAATACTGCAGATGTGCCCACAAACCCTCACGGCAACACAATCGATCTAGCCTTCTCCAACATTGCTCTGGCGGCTGCCGTCGTGGAAGATCACCTTGCCACTAGTTCTGACCATTTCACCCTCTGCCTTACACTGCCGGACTTTGCCCTAGTCTCTTACCAGGTGCCGGGCAAAGTCCGGGTTACAACTGAAGACGAACTGCAGCGCTTTAAAGAACTCGTTCTGGCGGGAATACGCCGAATACCACAAGGCAATGCAACAGTCACGGAGCTGGACAATCTGGCTACGGCACTGGTTGACCTTCTCCAATCGGCAGCCACCGCCGCCGGTCGCCCTGTCCGGAAGGGGAACCGAAGTGCGCCGTGGTGGACCGAAGAATGTGCCGGCGCAGCTGCGGAGTACCGGGCTATCAGGAGGATTTTCCCACTGGGTTTCAATCGGGACGTACAACTTGCAAGAAAAGAGCTCCAACATGTGGTTCGCCGTGCAAAGCGTCAGTACTGGCGCAACCTCATTGACGGATTTTCGGACAGCGCATCAGTCTTCAAGGCAGTCCGATGGCTCAAGGCTCCGGGAGCcttccaaccaccaccgcTTCAGGTTGGTGACGTTGTGTACGAAACTCAAATCGACAAAGCAAACGCTCTGAGACGCTGCACGCTCGAGCGCCGCACGGCAGCAGATGACATTCCTGATCCATGGATTCCAGTCAGTCCGTCTCGTGCGATACCTTTTGGCCAAGAAATCACACTCCAGGAAGTGGAGGATGCTACTATCAAGACGGGCAACACGTCACCAGGAGCTGACAACATCACGGTCAAGCTGCTACAAGCAGTATGGGACATCATAGGAGACCACGTCCGACGCCTCTACGAGGGTTGTCTCGCGGCAGGCCACCACCCGAAAGCCTttcgagaagcagaagtaGTCATGATCCCTAAATTGGGGAGAAGAAACCTTTCAAAGCCAAGGGCATGGCGCCCCATCTCGCTCCTCTCCTGTCTTGGGAAAGGTCTCGAGCGTCTTATCGCTCGCCGCTTAGCATGGGCATCGATAAACTACGGGGTCCTCCACCCGCAGCAGGCTGGGGCTCTCCCGAAAAGATCGGCTGTTGACCTGGTCGCAGCAGTGGTTCACGACATCGAAGAGGCACTCGCACGCGGACAAGTGGCCACACTGGTCACTGCTGACATTCAAGGAGCGTTCGACTCGGCTCTCTGCAACCGCCTTGTTTTGCGACTCCGCCAACAAGGCTGGCCCGACAATCTCGCACGATGGGCAGGCTCGTTCATGAGCGGCCGTTCCGCCAGGGTCAGGTATCAAGACATCACCACACCGACGACGCCACTGCAGTGTGGCTTTCCACAAGGGTCGCCTGTATCCCCGatcttgtttctgttgtaCACGGAGCCGGTTTATCGCTTGGGCGAACCCGAGCGACGGTTCGGCTACGCAGACGATACAGCAATTCTCTGCACGGGGAACACTGTGGGAGAGACAGCCAGAAAAGCATCGGCGTATATTCAAGAGCTCGTGGATTGGGGCGCCGCCAACGGCGTCTCATTTGACCCGGACAAAACAGAAGTTATGCACTTTTCATTGAAGACGGGGGAAGCCTTGCCGCCCATCTGGCACGGCGACGCGGTAAAGCACCCCGAAAAGGCCATGCGCTGGTTGGGAATCTGGCTTGACAGCAAATTAACATTCAAGACTCATGTTGAGAAGTGGACAGCCATGGCCCAGGCGGTGGCTTGCCACCTGCGGAGCTTAGGCAATACACGACGTGGTCCTTTGCCGAGCGCTGTACAAAGGGCTGTTAGAGCCTGTGTCGAACCAGTCCTGCTATACGGAACTGAAGCCTGGTACCCGGGCACACGGAGCCCGCGCTGGAGACGGCCATCGAAAGAAGGACCGTCCAGAATCCAACAACTTGTAAAGAAGATGAGCAAGGCCATCAAACAAGCCATCCGCTCTATCCTCCCGACTTGGAAGACGACACCAATCACAATTCTGCACCGGGAAAGCGGCATACCGCCGATTCTTCAGCTGCTCGAGGCGAAACGACTACGTTTCTCTGCTCGTATGAAATCCTTGGACAAAGAACATCCCCTAGCTACACGCACCGCCGAGGTGACACCGCCGCCCATCGTCAAGAGCATTAAGTTGAAGTACCAGCATCAACCCAAAGCCTTCCCAACTCGACTCAGAAGGACGGATAGACTGCTCGCAAATTGCCTACGCCCTGTACTGTTCCCGCGTAGATACAACTTTGAGACACAGCAGCCGCTACAAACTGCATCCAAAGCAGACTCTGCcgaagactttgacgagTGGCTCCAATCCATCTCTCCGTCGACTCTAGTTGTATACTCAGACGGCTCACTGACCGAGAAGGGTGCGGCCGGGTACGGCTACACCGTTCACCAACGCGACCATTCCATCTGCCAAGGCGCAGGACGCCTTGGCCCTGCTGAGGTGTTCGATGCTGAGGCCAAAGGGGCACTTGAAGGCCTGAAGGCCGCGCTGAGACTACCCCAATCTGCCTCACAAAAGAtctttgtttgccttgataACATTGCAGCCGCCAGATGTCTCCGGGGCCACCCCTCAGACTCCTCACAACGAATTTTCCTCACTTTCCAagccttggccaagactcACAGACAGACTGAAGTCCGCTGGATACCTGGGCATTCCAAGATACCCGGAAACGAGCAGGCTGACGCGCTGGCGAAAGCAGGCTGCTCGCGACCAGGGCCCGTAGATGCCGTTCCAACACTGGCCTTCTTGCGTAGAACCGCTAAACAGCGGTCCAAAGACGTagtccaagtctggtgggatgTTTCTGCCCCTGACAAGTATAAGTCTTTGAATCTTCAATTCCCTCGTGGCTGCCCACAGGAGTTATCTCTTCCACGCACAACCCTCCATCACCTACTTGCGGCGAGAACCCATCATGGGGACTTTGCTGACTATCATGAAAGATTCAACCACGACGACGCACAACTGACATGTAGCTGTGGTCGACGGAAGGCGCCCACGCACCTCTTCTATTGCAGGAAGATCCAACCGCGTCATCGGATGAG NGACTTTGCTGACTATCATGAAAGATTCAACCACAACGACGCACAACTGACATGTAGCTGTGGTCGACGGAAGGCGCCCACGCACCTCTTCTATTGCAGGAAGATCCAACCGCGTCACCGGATGAGGCTTGCACCCTCACCGATCGCAGCGATCAACCGAGCAATAGGCAGAGACTTTGACAAATTCGTCAAGCTGGCGAAGGCAAGCTTCTTTCTCGAGAAGATTTGCCCACGCCACTAG